The following coding sequences lie in one Halorussus vallis genomic window:
- a CDS encoding glycoside hydrolase family 3 N-terminal domain-containing protein, with protein sequence MHEDEDGPRYLRSDAATADRIDDLLDRMTDAEKAGQLVGTWLGHLDFQSNDLDDVKDAVRDHHLGVAAPFGWAGSPAKRVGDVVDAANELQRVATEETRLGIPLLLNVDAVHGHAYVAGSTVFPNGLGTAATWDPEAVEAAASITATEVRRTGAHQNYSPTCDVGRDPRWGRIFETFGESPRLCAEMAAAKVRGYQGDGLGDPDSVVATAKHFPAYSEPERGEDASPVDVSEYKLRNVFVPPFEAALGAGVESVMPSYNSVNGEPMHGSAYFLTDLLREELGFDGHVVSDWAGVRHLHDDHGTAADHRDGIRQAREAGLDVESVGNVGHAASLTDLIESGDLDADLVDESVRRVLRLKFELGLFEDPYVDEDRARETLASEEHRRTAKAAARDSMTLLKNDGLLPLSGDEDVFVGGPNADDIVHQLGGWSVTEPTDVPGETVLEAIRSRADGTVNYEQGTTLNEELDVDAAVEKAEAADVAVLALGEGWYLHEFGPSVQSGVETGEWPTRSELRLSEAQRELVRRVHATGTPVVGVLITGRPLIVDWMDEHVPAILMAYYPGTEGGAAVAETLFGDNDPSGRLPASIPKSTGDLPQHFDRLAHPTPIGEDEHPDSYDPLYPFGHGLSYAELAYDDLRVSTTGASPNGDAPVVELAVEVTNAGDRPATETVQAYARQETSSRVQPARKLVGFERVELSPDESATVSLSIPAEHFGFYKPRTGRVVESGTYRVRVGNLTGSFEMPDRVE encoded by the coding sequence ATGCACGAGGACGAAGACGGACCACGCTATCTCCGGTCGGACGCCGCGACCGCCGACCGAATCGACGACCTCCTCGACCGGATGACCGACGCCGAGAAGGCCGGCCAACTCGTCGGCACGTGGCTGGGCCACCTCGACTTTCAGTCGAACGACCTCGACGACGTGAAGGACGCCGTCCGCGACCACCACCTCGGGGTCGCCGCACCGTTCGGCTGGGCCGGGTCGCCCGCCAAGCGGGTCGGCGACGTCGTCGACGCCGCCAACGAACTCCAGCGCGTCGCCACCGAGGAAACCCGACTGGGGATTCCGCTGTTGCTGAACGTCGACGCGGTCCACGGCCACGCCTACGTCGCCGGGTCGACCGTGTTCCCGAACGGACTCGGCACCGCGGCGACGTGGGACCCCGAAGCCGTCGAGGCCGCCGCGAGCATCACCGCGACCGAGGTCCGCCGGACCGGCGCCCATCAAAACTACTCGCCGACCTGCGACGTGGGCCGCGACCCCCGGTGGGGTCGCATCTTCGAAACCTTCGGCGAGAGCCCCCGACTCTGCGCCGAGATGGCCGCGGCGAAGGTCCGGGGCTACCAGGGCGACGGACTCGGCGACCCAGATTCGGTCGTCGCCACCGCGAAGCACTTCCCGGCCTACAGCGAACCCGAGCGCGGCGAGGACGCCTCCCCGGTCGACGTCTCGGAGTACAAACTCCGAAACGTCTTCGTCCCGCCGTTCGAAGCCGCGCTCGGCGCGGGCGTCGAGTCGGTGATGCCCTCGTACAACTCCGTCAACGGCGAACCGATGCACGGGTCGGCGTACTTCCTGACCGACCTGTTGCGCGAGGAACTGGGCTTCGACGGCCACGTCGTCTCCGACTGGGCCGGCGTCCGCCACCTCCACGACGACCACGGCACCGCCGCCGACCACCGCGACGGCATCCGGCAGGCCCGCGAGGCGGGCCTCGACGTCGAGTCGGTCGGCAACGTCGGGCACGCCGCGTCCCTGACCGACCTGATCGAGAGCGGCGACCTGGACGCCGACCTCGTCGACGAGAGCGTCCGGCGCGTCCTCCGGTTGAAGTTCGAACTCGGACTGTTCGAGGACCCCTACGTCGACGAGGACCGCGCCCGCGAGACGCTCGCCTCCGAGGAGCACCGCCGGACCGCGAAGGCGGCCGCCCGCGACAGCATGACCCTGCTGAAGAACGACGGCCTCCTCCCACTGTCGGGCGACGAGGACGTGTTCGTCGGCGGGCCGAACGCCGACGACATCGTCCACCAACTCGGCGGCTGGAGCGTCACCGAACCGACCGACGTTCCCGGCGAGACGGTGCTCGAAGCGATTCGAAGTCGGGCCGACGGGACCGTCAACTACGAGCAGGGGACGACGCTCAACGAGGAACTCGACGTCGACGCCGCGGTCGAGAAGGCCGAAGCGGCCGACGTCGCGGTGCTGGCGCTCGGCGAGGGCTGGTACCTCCACGAGTTCGGCCCCTCGGTCCAGTCGGGCGTCGAAACCGGCGAGTGGCCGACCCGGTCGGAACTGCGGCTCTCGGAAGCCCAGCGCGAACTCGTCCGGCGGGTTCACGCCACCGGCACGCCGGTCGTCGGCGTCCTGATCACCGGCCGGCCGCTCATCGTCGACTGGATGGACGAGCACGTCCCCGCGATACTCATGGCCTACTATCCGGGCACCGAGGGCGGCGCGGCCGTCGCCGAGACGCTGTTCGGCGACAACGACCCCAGCGGCCGCCTGCCGGCGTCGATTCCGAAGTCGACCGGCGACCTCCCCCAGCACTTCGACCGCCTCGCGCACCCCACGCCCATCGGCGAGGACGAACACCCCGACTCCTACGACCCGTTGTACCCCTTCGGCCACGGCCTCAGCTACGCCGAGTTAGCCTACGACGACCTCCGCGTTTCCACGACCGGCGCGTCGCCGAACGGCGACGCGCCGGTCGTCGAACTCGCGGTGGAGGTGACCAACGCCGGCGACCGCCCCGCCACCGAGACGGTCCAGGCGTACGCCCGCCAGGAGACGAGTTCGCGGGTCCAGCCCGCGCGGAAACTCGTCGGGTTCGAGCGCGTCGAACTGTCGCCCGATGAATCCGCGACGGTCTCGCTCTCGATTCCCGCCGAGCACTTCGGCTTCTACAAACCCCGGACCGGCCGTGTCGTCGAGTCGGGGACCTACCGCGTCCGGGTCGGCAACCTGACGGGGTCGTTCGAGATGCCCGACCGCGTCGAGTGA
- a CDS encoding HEAT repeat domain-containing protein, with the protein MPTDSSNPLDGIDPESVSPDDVDEAAVRAALDSSNPLVRQRGMMVCETLAAADVDAVEPFLDDVAALASADNAAVGLRAIAVLDAVAEDEPAALDGRVAGLAEAAASDLVDVQLTAATALGKLVVERPDLVGPYARRLVEAVRATELEPGIPDVGDVVDDRVTRQTIQEHEEGERRRRMSGRRTLVNVAVAVAETEPETAFDAVDDLAALLDDVDPGVAGAAVDALAELAAADPDVVAPVRDDIVDCLDHDRTFVRARAIRALGELGDDAVVPKLETVAETDDDEDVRELAADTVDFLAGAS; encoded by the coding sequence ATGCCAACGGACTCGTCGAACCCGCTCGACGGAATCGACCCGGAGTCGGTGTCCCCGGACGACGTCGACGAAGCGGCGGTGCGCGCCGCGCTCGACTCCTCGAACCCGCTGGTCCGCCAGCGGGGCATGATGGTCTGCGAAACCCTCGCGGCGGCCGACGTCGACGCGGTCGAACCGTTCCTCGACGACGTCGCGGCGCTCGCTTCCGCCGACAACGCCGCCGTCGGACTGCGCGCCATCGCCGTCCTCGACGCCGTCGCCGAGGACGAACCGGCGGCGCTCGACGGCAGGGTCGCCGGCCTCGCCGAAGCGGCGGCAAGCGACCTCGTGGACGTCCAACTCACCGCCGCGACCGCACTCGGAAAACTCGTCGTCGAGCGGCCCGACCTCGTGGGACCGTACGCTCGCCGACTGGTCGAGGCCGTTCGCGCCACCGAACTCGAACCCGGCATCCCCGACGTCGGCGACGTCGTGGACGACCGGGTGACCCGGCAGACGATTCAGGAGCACGAGGAGGGAGAGCGCAGGCGGCGCATGTCCGGCCGGCGGACGCTCGTCAACGTCGCGGTGGCGGTCGCCGAGACGGAACCGGAAACGGCGTTCGATGCGGTCGACGACCTCGCCGCGCTGCTGGACGACGTCGACCCGGGCGTCGCCGGCGCCGCCGTCGACGCGCTCGCCGAACTGGCGGCCGCCGACCCGGACGTCGTCGCGCCCGTCCGCGACGACATCGTCGACTGCCTCGACCACGACCGAACCTTCGTCCGTGCGCGTGCGATTCGGGCGCTCGGCGAACTCGGAGACGACGCGGTCGTGCCGAAACTCGAAACCGTCGCGGAGACGGACGACGACGAGGACGTTCGGGAACTCGCCGCCGACACCGTCGACTTCCTCGCGGGAGCGTCGTAG
- a CDS encoding alpha-glucuronidase family glycosyl hydrolase, translated as MEQYDNCWLRYDRVADGERLDSYRRRCRHAYVVEKSPECSAVRDELRRALPGLLGEDPHLWQHPPTTVDGFLAVGTPNDMAMIAESVPVDEVESLADGGYLLRAVEWNDADCLVVTAPTDRGLVYGTFHLLGLLSVGDPIADLDVREEPAYPNRLLNHWDTPFRRSVERGYAGESIFDFERLPDLRDRYEDYARLLASVGINGIVLNNVNTTKPPRESANAAFDAFEGWRLLETRRLEDLTGLASVFRRYGIRTYLSVNFAAPMLVGDLDTADPLDDDVRAWWRQKADEVYDLIPDFGGFLVKADSEGQAGPYDYGRDHVDGANAIAQALEPHGGRVWWRAFVYGSHEDRAVQAYDTFEPLDGDFADNVTVQVKNGPIDFQPREPVSTLFGAMPDTDLGLEFQVTGEYTGQGVHATYHLPMWKEIFEFDTRADGEETPVRSLFRGDGEGVVGVGSVGEDYNWTGHYLAQANLYAFGRVAWNPELPADEITDEWVRRTFGTDGEVVSTVAKILRDSWEANVDYTTGGLGLMHMMHNGEEYLENHYYPSPDEWPGYHGATEDGIGVDRTESGSGYAGQYRDPVAARYESVEECPEKLLLFFHHLPWDHELADGTTVVQRLYDNCFTGVEAAERLRELWRDLDGKIDDRRHRHVAERFDEQVAQAERWRDALTAYFYEYSGIPDERGRVPNERGRESDGGVGNKTGGV; from the coding sequence ATGGAGCAGTACGACAACTGTTGGCTCCGGTACGACCGCGTCGCCGACGGCGAGCGCCTCGACTCGTACCGACGGCGGTGTAGACACGCGTACGTCGTGGAGAAGTCCCCCGAGTGCAGTGCGGTCCGGGACGAACTTCGGCGGGCACTGCCCGGACTGCTCGGCGAGGACCCGCACCTCTGGCAACACCCGCCGACGACGGTCGACGGGTTCCTCGCCGTCGGCACCCCCAACGACATGGCGATGATCGCCGAGTCGGTCCCCGTCGACGAGGTCGAATCCCTCGCCGACGGCGGCTATCTCCTCCGGGCGGTTGAGTGGAACGACGCCGACTGTCTGGTCGTGACCGCGCCCACCGACCGCGGACTGGTGTACGGAACCTTCCACCTCCTGGGACTGTTGAGCGTCGGCGACCCTATCGCCGACCTCGACGTTCGGGAGGAACCGGCCTACCCGAACCGACTGCTAAACCACTGGGACACCCCGTTCCGCCGGTCGGTCGAGCGCGGGTACGCCGGCGAGTCCATCTTCGACTTCGAACGACTTCCGGACCTCCGGGACCGCTACGAGGACTACGCCCGCCTGCTGGCCTCGGTCGGTATCAACGGAATCGTCCTCAACAACGTCAACACGACCAAACCGCCGCGGGAGAGCGCCAACGCGGCGTTCGACGCGTTCGAAGGGTGGCGACTGCTCGAAACCCGGCGGCTCGAAGACCTCACCGGCCTGGCGTCGGTGTTCCGTCGCTACGGGATTCGCACCTACCTCTCGGTCAACTTCGCGGCCCCGATGCTGGTCGGGGACCTCGACACCGCCGACCCGCTCGACGACGACGTCCGGGCGTGGTGGCGCCAGAAGGCCGACGAGGTGTACGACCTGATTCCCGACTTCGGCGGCTTCCTCGTCAAGGCGGACTCGGAGGGCCAGGCCGGTCCCTACGACTACGGCCGCGACCACGTCGACGGGGCCAACGCCATCGCACAGGCGCTCGAACCCCACGGCGGTCGGGTCTGGTGGCGCGCGTTCGTCTACGGCTCCCACGAGGACCGGGCGGTCCAGGCCTACGACACCTTCGAACCGCTCGACGGCGACTTCGCCGACAACGTCACCGTCCAGGTGAAGAACGGCCCCATCGACTTCCAACCACGGGAACCGGTGTCGACGCTGTTCGGCGCGATGCCGGACACCGACCTCGGCCTGGAGTTCCAGGTCACCGGGGAGTACACCGGCCAGGGCGTCCACGCGACCTACCACCTCCCGATGTGGAAGGAGATCTTCGAGTTCGACACCCGCGCCGACGGCGAGGAAACACCGGTTCGGTCGCTGTTCCGGGGTGACGGCGAGGGCGTCGTCGGCGTCGGGAGCGTCGGCGAGGACTACAACTGGACCGGCCACTATCTCGCCCAGGCGAACCTCTACGCCTTCGGGCGCGTCGCCTGGAACCCCGAACTGCCGGCCGACGAGATAACCGACGAGTGGGTCCGCCGGACGTTCGGAACCGACGGGGAGGTCGTGTCCACCGTCGCCAAGATTCTCCGCGACTCCTGGGAGGCCAACGTCGACTACACGACCGGCGGCCTCGGACTGATGCACATGATGCACAACGGCGAGGAGTACCTGGAGAACCACTACTACCCCTCGCCAGACGAGTGGCCGGGCTACCACGGCGCGACCGAGGACGGTATCGGCGTCGACCGGACCGAGAGCGGGAGCGGCTACGCCGGCCAGTACCGCGACCCGGTCGCCGCGCGATACGAGTCGGTCGAAGAGTGCCCCGAGAAACTCCTCCTCTTTTTCCACCACCTCCCCTGGGACCACGAACTCGCCGACGGAACCACCGTCGTCCAGCGACTCTACGATAACTGCTTCACAGGCGTCGAGGCGGCCGAACGTCTCCGGGAACTGTGGCGCGACCTCGACGGGAAGATAGACGACCGGCGACACCGCCACGTCGCCGAGCGATTCGACGAGCAGGTCGCCCAGGCCGAGCGGTGGCGCGACGCGCTGACCGCGTACTTCTACGAGTACTCGGGGATTCCCGACGAGCGCGGGCGGGTTCCGAACGAGCGAGGACGGGAATCGGACGGCGGAGTTGGGAACAAGACGGGCGGAGTCTGA
- a CDS encoding ABC transporter substrate-binding protein, with the protein MTSDSDRGEYSDVISRRRMLAVAGASGIATLAGCSGGNQDGTTTDSGTTTDSSGGGGGTQTSGGGGGATVHDATYIAAYTGNPVDLHFNSSASQNYSWPAARSVFAPFLKYSFNKKKFLYGALDDLKIEGQEATLTFRDDLKWDNGDDWTTEDLDVQLQLAKKTGSSLWGYLDDYKIVDKKTAKLMLSGPTNPQIIKFELTNFFVDTKKEIHSKWLDKPAEEYLQWAYEDPVASGMWSFVKKGRQAFEFERNERFYKSDNVNFENFTIESFGGNTAQHQALLKADHIDAAPSLFTPPQIAKRFPKHVVEVNIPAKWGYGIVFNHNDPDFGNRKVRQAIAHVINRQSIVDNAGPRTKFVAPIPCGIAPKDQKKWLGDWYGDFETYGPKASQTDKATKLLEEAGYTKKKGTWRNSSGKKLGGNYYSPAGWTDWTTMTQTVTSQLNDFGFDFSISTKPTNDWFNQYSGSNFKMGSFYWLPGGSRSAFPYFPLYYQLWASDIGGGHNYREKADTEQTVPGRNGGEMTLNPLKTTEKIAQQPNDEKSRPFVQKSAWHNHIELPFLGLVSKYEQSWTTNDEWTTAKKDSANRQVKWPQWWWPHEGDLQYKG; encoded by the coding sequence ATGACATCCGATTCCGACCGGGGCGAGTATAGCGACGTGATTAGCCGCCGCAGGATGTTGGCGGTCGCCGGGGCGTCCGGTATAGCTACCCTGGCGGGTTGTTCAGGCGGCAACCAGGACGGTACCACGACCGATTCCGGCACCACGACCGATTCCAGCGGTGGTGGCGGCGGAACCCAGACGTCCGGCGGTGGTGGCGGCGCCACCGTCCACGACGCGACATATATTGCAGCTTATACGGGTAACCCGGTCGACCTCCACTTCAACTCCTCGGCGAGCCAGAACTATAGCTGGCCCGCGGCGCGGAGCGTCTTCGCACCGTTTCTCAAGTACTCGTTCAACAAGAAGAAGTTCCTGTACGGCGCACTCGACGACCTGAAGATCGAGGGTCAGGAGGCCACGCTCACCTTCCGCGACGACCTGAAGTGGGACAACGGCGACGACTGGACCACCGAGGACCTCGACGTCCAGCTCCAGTTGGCGAAGAAGACCGGCAGTTCGCTGTGGGGCTATCTGGACGACTACAAAATCGTCGACAAGAAGACGGCCAAACTGATGCTCTCTGGGCCGACGAACCCCCAGATTATCAAGTTCGAACTCACCAACTTCTTCGTCGATACCAAGAAGGAAATCCACAGCAAGTGGCTCGACAAGCCCGCCGAGGAGTACCTGCAGTGGGCGTACGAGGACCCCGTGGCGAGCGGCATGTGGTCGTTCGTGAAGAAGGGCCGCCAGGCGTTCGAGTTCGAACGCAACGAGCGGTTCTACAAGTCCGACAACGTCAACTTCGAGAACTTCACCATCGAGAGCTTCGGCGGGAACACGGCTCAGCACCAGGCGCTGCTCAAGGCCGACCACATCGACGCGGCGCCCAGCCTGTTCACGCCGCCGCAAATCGCGAAGCGATTCCCGAAACACGTCGTCGAGGTCAACATTCCCGCGAAGTGGGGGTACGGCATCGTGTTCAACCACAACGACCCCGACTTCGGCAATCGGAAGGTCCGCCAGGCCATCGCCCACGTCATCAACCGTCAGTCCATCGTCGACAACGCCGGCCCGCGGACGAAGTTCGTGGCGCCGATTCCCTGCGGTATCGCGCCCAAGGACCAGAAGAAGTGGCTCGGCGACTGGTACGGCGACTTCGAGACCTACGGCCCCAAGGCGAGCCAGACCGACAAGGCGACCAAACTGCTCGAAGAGGCCGGCTATACCAAGAAAAAGGGCACGTGGCGCAACAGTAGCGGCAAGAAGCTCGGCGGTAACTACTACTCGCCGGCGGGCTGGACCGACTGGACGACGATGACCCAGACGGTCACCAGCCAGCTCAACGACTTCGGCTTCGACTTCTCCATCAGTACGAAGCCGACCAACGACTGGTTCAACCAGTACTCCGGCAGCAACTTCAAGATGGGCAGCTTCTACTGGCTGCCCGGCGGGTCGCGGTCGGCGTTCCCGTACTTCCCGCTGTACTACCAACTCTGGGCCAGCGACATCGGCGGCGGCCACAACTACCGGGAGAAGGCCGACACCGAACAGACCGTCCCCGGTCGGAACGGCGGCGAGATGACGCTCAACCCGCTAAAGACGACCGAGAAGATCGCACAGCAGCCCAACGACGAGAAGTCACGGCCCTTCGTCCAGAAGTCGGCGTGGCACAACCACATCGAACTGCCGTTCCTCGGCCTGGTGTCGAAGTACGAGCAGTCGTGGACCACGAACGACGAGTGGACCACCGCCAAGAAGGACAGCGCCAATCGGCAGGTCAAGTGGCCCCAGTGGTGGTGGCCCCACGAGGGCGACCTCCAGTACAAAGGATAG
- a CDS encoding ABC transporter permease — protein MNYYLRRMARIPLTVLAVATFTFGLIRLLPGGPFTQLRIQLIRRGVPVEQVNARIEALQNIRPDAPLWQQYLDYLVGLAQLDLGRSISLNQPVMDVLARALPWTVFLVVTSTVLMFVIGVLIGSVQAYWEGSRFDQLTSGGSIFLMSVPYYIFAVILLFFLGFQWNVFPTGDAVARGVEAGLNLAYITSVLRHAALPIIAFTIGGIGSTALNMRGNGIQVLGEEYVEVARLRGLSDGRIATQYVAKNAILPMYTGLLLLIGFRLGGTVVLEQIFSYPGLGYYLIQAVNANDYPLMMGCFLVITVTLVVAVCIADLTYGLIDPRISAGDSDGY, from the coding sequence ATGAACTACTATCTCAGACGGATGGCCAGAATTCCGTTGACCGTCCTCGCGGTCGCGACGTTCACGTTCGGGTTGATTCGGCTCCTGCCGGGCGGGCCGTTCACCCAACTGCGGATTCAACTCATCCGCCGGGGCGTCCCGGTCGAACAGGTCAACGCCCGCATCGAGGCGCTCCAGAACATCCGACCGGACGCGCCGCTCTGGCAGCAGTACCTCGACTACCTCGTCGGCCTCGCCCAACTCGACCTCGGGCGCTCGATATCGCTGAACCAGCCCGTGATGGACGTCCTCGCCCGGGCGCTGCCCTGGACGGTGTTCCTCGTAGTGACGTCCACGGTGCTGATGTTCGTCATCGGCGTCCTCATCGGGTCGGTCCAGGCCTACTGGGAGGGGTCGCGGTTCGACCAGCTGACGTCGGGCGGGTCGATCTTCCTGATGTCGGTTCCGTACTACATCTTCGCCGTGATACTCCTGTTCTTCCTGGGGTTCCAGTGGAACGTGTTCCCGACGGGAGACGCGGTCGCGCGCGGCGTCGAGGCCGGACTCAATCTCGCGTACATCACGAGCGTCCTCCGGCACGCCGCGTTGCCCATCATCGCGTTCACCATCGGGGGAATCGGGTCGACCGCGCTCAACATGCGCGGCAACGGCATCCAGGTGCTCGGCGAGGAGTACGTCGAGGTCGCGCGACTCCGCGGCCTCTCCGACGGCCGCATCGCCACCCAGTACGTCGCCAAGAACGCCATCCTGCCGATGTACACCGGGCTGTTGCTGTTGATCGGCTTCCGCCTCGGCGGCACCGTGGTGCTCGAACAGATCTTCTCGTACCCCGGACTGGGCTACTACCTCATCCAGGCGGTCAACGCGAACGACTACCCGCTGATGATGGGGTGTTTCTTGGTCATCACGGTCACGCTGGTCGTCGCGGTCTGCATCGCCGACCTGACCTACGGGTTGATCGACCCGCGCATTAGCGCAGGTGATTCCGATGGTTACTGA
- a CDS encoding ABC transporter permease, with product MVTEADSPSEDIDWRSDASAAEMSRRDQLEELYERLIYEPAVVAWSDTRTRLGIVILSVYVLMALVEVFGLWRNPDPNQAEQFLKPFQNWAYPLGTTKSGVDLLALIIDSTPFILLMVLAGGVWATGVAVVVGTVSGYKGGRVDTVITSVSDFFMAIPGLPLVIILAITLSPENPILLGVILTINYWAGLGRSIRSQVLSIREASYVEAARTMGTSTPRIILKDVLPNIMPYVMVNFVLAARYTIFASVGLYFIGVLPYTGQNWGVTLNNAYNSGALFGMETLYWLLVPMLSIVGLAFGLILVSQGMDRIFNPRVRTRLTGESESVEESENETSTEAWV from the coding sequence ATGGTTACTGAGGCCGACTCCCCGTCGGAGGACATCGACTGGCGCTCCGACGCGTCGGCCGCCGAGATGAGCCGCCGCGACCAGCTAGAAGAGCTGTACGAGCGGCTGATCTACGAACCGGCCGTCGTCGCGTGGTCGGACACGCGGACGCGGCTAGGCATCGTCATTCTGAGCGTCTACGTCCTCATGGCGCTCGTCGAGGTGTTCGGACTCTGGCGCAACCCCGACCCGAACCAGGCCGAGCAGTTCCTCAAGCCGTTCCAGAACTGGGCGTACCCGCTGGGGACGACCAAGTCCGGCGTCGACCTGCTGGCGCTGATAATCGACTCGACGCCGTTCATCCTGCTGATGGTGCTGGCCGGCGGCGTGTGGGCGACCGGCGTCGCGGTCGTGGTCGGCACGGTTTCGGGCTACAAGGGCGGCCGGGTCGACACCGTCATCACGTCCGTCTCGGACTTCTTCATGGCGATTCCGGGCCTGCCGCTGGTCATCATCCTGGCCATCACGCTCAGTCCGGAGAACCCGATACTCCTCGGGGTCATCCTCACCATCAACTACTGGGCCGGCCTGGGTCGCTCGATACGGTCGCAGGTCCTCTCGATTCGGGAAGCCAGCTACGTCGAGGCGGCCCGGACGATGGGGACGAGCACGCCGCGGATTATCCTCAAGGACGTGCTCCCGAACATCATGCCGTACGTGATGGTCAACTTCGTGCTCGCCGCGCGCTACACCATCTTCGCGTCGGTCGGGCTGTACTTCATCGGCGTGCTGCCCTACACCGGACAGAACTGGGGCGTCACGCTGAACAACGCGTACAACAGCGGCGCCCTGTTCGGCATGGAAACGCTCTACTGGCTACTCGTACCGATGCTCTCCATCGTCGGGCTCGCGTTCGGACTCATCCTGGTGAGCCAGGGGATGGACCGAATCTTCAATCCGCGGGTCCGGACCCGGCTCACCGGCGAGTCCGAGTCCGTCGAGGAGAGCGAGAACGAGACGTCCACGGAGGCGTGGGTTT